Within the Planctomycetota bacterium genome, the region GAAATCATTTCCGAAACAGTCGTTAAGGGTAACCAGCTTGAACGCTTGATGTATAAGGATGAAAACGGTAAGCCGGTTCCTTTTGAGCATGAAATACCTTTTTATAAAAACCAGAAACGGATTATCTTGGCGAACAATACAAGGATTGACCCTGTTAATATTGATGATTATATCGGGGTGGGTGGTTATTCTGCTCTGGGCAAAGTATTATCCGACATGTCACCGGATGATGTATTGGAAAAGATTAAACAAGCTAATTTAAGGGGAAGAGGAGGCGGTGGTTTTCCGGCCGGCCTTAAGTGGGAAACCACAAAGAATGCGCCGGGAAAAGAAAAGTATGTGGTGGTTAATGCGGATGAAGGAGATCCCGGCGCCTATATGAACCGAAGCGTCCTGGAAGGCAATCCCCACTCGGTTCTTGAGGGCTTGATTATTGCCGGTTATACCATCGGCGCAAAAGAAGGTTTTATATATGTAAGGCAGGAGTATCCGCTCGCACTGGATAATATCCTTAAAGCTATTAAAGATGCGGAAAATTACGGTTTGTTGGGAGATAAAATATTCGGTTCTGATTTCAGCTTTAAAGTCAAAGTGCACCGTGGTGCAGGTGCTTTTGTCTCCGGTGAATCAAGCGCTCTTATGACGGCCATAGAAGGAAGGGTAGGCGAACCGAGATTGAAATATATTAAAACCGCGGTAAGCGGACTTTGGGAAAAGCCTACTAACCTTAATAACGTGGAGACTTATGCCAATGTCCCTTTAATTATTAATAAGGGTGTTGATTGGTTCAAAAGTATAGGGACAAAAGATAATTACGGCACTAAGGTTTTCTCTTTAGTAGGCAAGATAAAAAATAGCGGCTTGGTGGAAGTCCCGCTGGGTACTCCGTTAAAAAAGATTATATACGATATCGGCGGAGGTATCAGGAACGGTAAAAAGTTTAAGGCGGTTCAGACAGGCGGGCCTTCTGGAGGTTGCCTGCCCGAAGATAAACTCGATTTACCGGTTGATTTTGATGAATTAACCAAAGCCNNNNNNNNNNNNNNNNNNNGGTTCAATGATGGGTTCCGGGGGAATGATTATAATGGATGAAGATTCCTGCATGGTTGATGTGGCGCGTTATTTCGTCAAATTCCTTTCGGAAGAATCATGTGGCAAGTGTATTCCCTGCAGGGAAGGCATTGCCCAGATGCTTACGGTATTGGACAGGATAGTTGAAGGCAAAGGCAGGGAGGGTGATGTGGAATTACTGCTGGATATCGCGGATTTGCTGGAGGCATCGTTATGCGCTCTGGGCACGACCGCGGCAAACCCGGTGCTTACTACCATCAAGTATTTCCGCAGCGAATACGATGCACATATCAGGAATAAAGAATGCCCGGCACGTGTATGCAAGGCATTGACATCTTATTACATAAATCCGGAAAAATGCGCTGGATGTATGGTTTGCCTTAAACAGTGTCCGGTGAAAGCCATTACTGGCGATAGAAAAATGGTCCATGTCATCGATCAGAAGACATGCACCAAGTGCGGCACTTGCTTTGAAGTCTGCCCGAAGAAATTCAGGGCGGTTGACAAGATTTCTCCTGAAAGTAAATTGCCGGAATCTTTGAAAAAACCTATTGCGGTAATCAGGAGTTAATCAGATGTTTTATAACCTGATAAACAGATATACAATTTATGATATAAAAGAGGATAATGAAGTATGACACAAGTAAACCTTAAAATTGACGGTAAAAGCGTATCCATAGAATCCGGGAAGACTATCCTGGAAGCAGCCCAGAAAATAGGGGTTATTATCCCGACGCTCTGTTACCATAAAGACCTGACACCCTTTGGTGCCTGCAGGCTTTGTATGGTGGAACTTGTTCGTGGAAACAAATCACGCATAGTCGCTTCCTGCGCCTATCCGGTTGAGGAAGGCTTGGATGTCCAGACTGGATCTCCAAAGGTGAACAAGATTCGTAAGTTGATGACCGAATTATTGCTGCCACTGGTTCCTTACAATAAGATGCTCCAGAAACTTGCCCAGGAATACGGTATTAAAGAAACCAGGTTTAATAAAAAGATGGATGCCTGTATACTTTGCGGGTTATGCGTCCGGTATTCAGCCGATGTAAAACACCAGGATTCGGTTGGTTTTGTAGGCAGGGGTGTAGAAAGGCATATTGCCTGGGTTCCTAAGCTCGATATAGAAAAATATGAATCATGTTCGGATTGCTCCAAGATTTGCCCGACCGGTGTGTTCCAGCGCAAGGAAATGTCTATGCAAGAAGAGCTTTTTGCTTCAGGTCACAGGCTCTGTGCTGGGTGTGGCGCTGCCACGACCATGCGGCAGATTATGCTTTCTGTGGAAGACCCTGTCGTAGTTTCTGCGGCAACCGGTTGTTTATATGTCGCGACTGCCACTTATCCTTATACGGCCTGGAAATGCAACTGGATTCACAGTGCCTTTGAAAACTCCGCCGCGACTATTTCAGGGATAGAAGCGGCTTACAAGTCGCTGAAACGGCAAGGCAAAATCAATAAGACCATTAAATTCATCGCCCTTGGCGGTGACGGCGGCACCTATGATATCGGGTTGCAATCTCTTTCCGGAGCCTTGGAGCGTGGACACCAGTTCCTTTATGTTTGCTATAACAACGAGGCATATATGAATACCGGCATCCAGCGTTCAGGCGCGACCCCAATGGGCGCTTCGACCACGACATCGCCGGCCGGCTCGGTCGGTTACGGCAAGAATGTTTTCCGTAAAGACCTTACTGCGATAGTGGCTGCCCACAATATTCCTTATGTCGCCCAATCAACCCCGGCTCATTGGAGCGACTTAATATCAAAGGTTAAAAAAGCACTGGCGGCGAACGGCCCCAGCTTTATCAATGTCCTTTCTCCCTGTCATCGCGGCTGGCGCGTCCCGATGGAGAAATCCATGAAATTAGCCCGTGTCGCTGCAGATACCTGCTACTGGCCGCTTTATGAAATAGAAAACGGCGAGTGGAAGTTGAATTATATGCCCAAAGAGAAAAAAGCGATTACTGAATGGTTAAAGCCCCAGGGCAGATTCAAGCACCTTTTTGACAAGGCGGAAAACAAGCCGGTGATAGAAAAAATTCAGGCAAGCGTGGATAAGGAATGGGCATCGCTCCTCAAGAAGTGTGGAGTGAAACAGCCCAATGAAAAAGCCGTCCCGGTAAGAGATATTTGTTAAGCCGATGAATTCATTTGCGATTGGTATCGACTTGGGCGGAACGCATTTGTCCTCCGCATTGGTTAATCAGTCTGGGCAAATCAAACGTAAGAAAACTGTCTCGTTCACCAAGGCGCCTGACGGGAAGCAGGGAATTCTTCTTATCAAACGACTTGTTAAATCTATTAATTGTAAATCTATTGCCGGGATCGGTCTTGCTGTGCCTGGTTGCGTTGATACGGATAAGGGGATTGTCCTGGCGGATTCTCCTAATCTTATCGGCTGGCGCGGGATTAATATAAAGAAACCTTTGGAAAAAGAATTTAAAGTTTCGGTCGTGATGGATAATGATGCAAATCTCGCGGCATGGGGAGAGAAATGCTGGGGTGCTGGAAAGAAAGTACGGAATCTTATCTGCCTGACATTGGGGACTGGCGTGGGCGGAGGGATTATTATAGACAATAAGATATACCGGGGAAGCCATTTCTATGCTGCGGAAATCGGGCATATGATGGTTAAGGCCGAAGGCCCCGTGTGCAGTTGTACCAGACGCGGACATCTGGAGGCATTGGTCAGCGCGACGGCAATTGTCCGCGATTACAAGAAACTTAAAATACAATTCAATATTAAAAATATCAGCGCCAAGGATGTTTTTAACGCGGCAAGGAAAGGGGATAATATCGCACGGCACGTAGTCAGTGAGGCGGCGCGTTATTTGGGGCTTGGTGTAGCATCATTGATTAATGTCTTTGACCCGGAAATGGTAGTAATTGGCGGGGGAGTGGCTAATGCCGGTGATATATTATTCAGACCTTTAAGAAAAGCCGTTCAGGATGGCGTTATGAGGCATGCGTTTAGGAAACCAAAAGTCCTTCCTGCGAAGTTAGGAGAAAATGCTGGTTTATTAGGCGCGGCTGCTTTGGTGTTTGGTGTCAAAAACGCCAGTTAAGCCCTAAATCCAATCCGAAATATAATGTGTCATTCTTGGGCCACTTGGTGGTGCCGTAAATCGTATCTTCCCATGAACTGCCCGTCCAGTGCAGTTGTCCAAAATGGAGTTGTGTTTGCAAGGCAACCAGGCCTGCTGATTTGGGGATAATATAATCCAGCCATCCCTGTCCTTCAAAAGAATACCCCCCCCTGTTTTTAAAGACGATATCGGGCGTTATCGAGTTGGTTGTCCTGACATTAAGCGGGATGCCTGCTTCTATTCCCCAACCCCATTTCCATCTGATAGGGGGTTCGTCTTTTTTGTCGCGGTATTGGTAGTCAGGAAGTTTTTCTTTTATGATACCTTCGCCTTTCAACCCGATTAGCATCCATTTTGATTCAACTTCTTCCGTGCTTACTGTTGATTGGGGTACGCCCAGAACTACAAATTCAACGCGCTTAAATTCTGAATCTGATTGTCGGTAGCCTCCGTAGACTATGTAATTAAGGTGCTGGGGGGAGTGGTAAAAAGAATAGCCAAAATAGGCGTCGTAGCGCGTCCATTCGTAAGTAAGGGAGTTTTCCTGATAGGTATCAGAATAGCCCAATGAATCCCATTTTTCGGTCGTCTTGTTTATCGATAACGGCAATACCCCCTTAACACCGATTACCCAGGAATAAAATAATTTAGCAGAAGCATTGAAGCGTAAGATTTCATTCTTGCACATGGCTCTTGAATCTGTTTTGGTGTCCGGTTCTTTCTCGGAATAGTAGAGAAATTCTTTGCCGAATGATAGTGTCAGGTTAGTTAAAGTCGGTTTTGTTTCGCTATCTGTCTTTTCCTCTGCATTGATAATTTGGAAAGATAATATCAGGGCGATTAATAGCAGGGTTAATAATTGTCTCATAGGCTAAACTTAAAACTCCGATAAGTAAGTGTAACATTAATAAGTTGTGGTGGTCAAGTATTACATCGGCAAAAATTATCCTTGACCTTATCAGGATTTATAATAAAATAAATAGATATGAAATCTGCGGTCAAACTGTGTATTTTGCTGGTGATTACTGTTGCCATATTTGTGAATTCCGGTGCCAGATGTTTCCGCGATGATGATGAAGATGATACAACTACTGGAAGCAGCGGTGAGGTGGCGCGCTGGTTTGAAATGAACGATGCAAACGCTCCGACTGTCCGTTTGTATTCATCCGCTGTTTGGGCGGATGGTAAAATGATAATCTGGGGCGGCACGCCTGATTTGGCTACCTATCTTAACGATGGCAAAACTTATTCTCCGCCTGATTATATCTGGTCTATTATTAATTTGCCTTCAGGCGAGTGGCATGACATGACGTTAATCAATGCTCCTGCCGGCAGGATTCATCAATCAGCTGTTTGGACCGGAAATCTTTTTGATGGAGGGACGGGCGAGGTGATTATTTGGGGCGGGCAGGATGGCTCGGGCGCTTTGCAATCGGGCGGGCGATACAGTCCCGCAACCGATACATGGACCGCCACTGGATTAGGCGCAAACCTTCCTTCTGCCCGGTACAACCATACCGCAGTTTGGACCGGTTCTATCATAGAAGGCAGCACAGATGAAATGCTTATCTGGGGCGGGCAGGATAATAGCGGCGCGTATTTAAATTCAGGCGGCAAATATAAGGCGTCTTTGGACAGCTGGTCGGTGATAACCGATACCGGCGCCCCTTTTCAGCGCGCGTCTCATTCCGCTACCTGGGTTGGCAATGGGATGATCGTTTGGGGCGGACAAAATGATTTCATCAGTTTTATAAATACGGGAGCTAAATATGATGTGATTAATGATGCCTGGGCGGTGATTACCGGAACCAGGGCTCCTGAAGCGCGGGCTGAACATACGGCGGTCTGGAGCGGAACGGAAGTAATATTTTGGGGCGGGCATGCGACCAATGATATGAAAACCGGCTGGCGTTATAATCCTTCAGCCAATACATGGACGGAATTAACCTGGACCGATTCCCCACAGCAGAGAAAAGCTCATACCGCTATCTGGACAGGCTCGGATATGATTATTTGGGGTGGAGATTACAATGGAACCGCCCTTAATACCGGAGCTGTCTATAAGACTAATGATACCTGGACGGCAATAAATGATACCAATGCTCCTATCAGCCGTTATGGGCATACCGCAGTCTGGGATAATGTTAATAATGAAATGCTTGTCTGGGGCGGAACAAACGGGGCTGTTTATTATGATACCGGTGCCATATATTATTCTATTACCGATACCTGGGTATCAATAACGACGACCGATTCGCCTTCTACCAGAACAGGCCACACGGTTGTTTGGACAGGTGATAAAATGATAGTCTGGGGCGGGTATAATGGCATCAATTATTTTGATAGCGGCGCTATTTATGACCCGGTTTCCGATACATGGACAGCACTGCCCATAACCAATACACCCGTCGCCCGGCGCGGCCATAGCGCTGTCTGGACCGGAAGCGATATGATTATCTGGGGAGGAGAAAGCCTGACAAGCACTCTTTATTCCGGAGCAATCTATAATCCCATCACCAATACCTGGACTGCACTTACCACTACCGGCGCGCCGCTTAGCCGGACAGAACACACGACAATATGGGCAGGGAATGATATGATTATTTGGGGAGGGAGATCCGGTGGGACTTATTTTTCATCAGGCGCAAGATACAATCCGGGCTCCGGTGCGTGGTTATCCATAGACTCGACCACGGCTCCTCAGGCAAGGCGGTTGCACACCTCGGTTTGGGATGGACAAAATATGATTGTCTGGGGCGGCAGGAATAGTTCGGGCGCTTATTTGAATTCAGGGGGAAAATATAATTTTGCCGGTAATACCTGGACAAATATTATTGCTCCGCCTGAAACGCCTTTAGGCCGGAGATATCATACCGCTATCTGTACAGGGTCTTATCCTGGTAAAGGATATGTGTTATTATGGGGAGGGGAAGAAGCAACCGGTGTTGTTAATACGGGCCTAAAATACGATGTCCTTAATGGGACGTGGGGCACGATTACCTCGACCAATGCGCCATCAGCACGGATGAACCATACCGCTCTATGGACAGGGACTTATATGCTTGTCTGGGGCGGCAAGAACAGCATTGATTACTTTAATGATGGCGGTGTTTATGACCCGGCAAACGATACATGGGTAGCGTTAAATTCAACAAATGCACCTTCTTTAAGAGCCTATCATTACGCGGTTTGGACCGGCCTTCCTGAAGCCGGCGGGACAGGTGAGATGATTATCTGGGGCGGCCGGGATATTACCAGCTTAATCAGGAACGGAAAAAGGTATAAGCCGTGAACCGTTGCTGATTCATGGTAAGCCCTAAAGAATTTACCAGAATGATATAACAATACCGCTGTGTAAATTCATCTTTAATAACATCAAGCCGGTTCCTATAAGCAGAAATCCTATTGTTATCAGGAATGGTGTGGCCCATCTTGTGTGCTGTTTCTCTGCTTTTTCTCCATGGATTATCCGCGGGATATAATAGCCCAAAGGGAATAATGCGAGCCACGGTTGTTCAGCCAGGAAAGACAATAACAATGCGATAATGCATCTTATCGTGTTATAAAACCGGAATTTTAACCAAAGCCTTTTTGGGCTTAGTAAGATGAATATTAATAAAAGAATGGATGATAATAATTCTATCTTTAGAACAAAGGTTTTTGTTCCAATCGGAAAATGATTGACAAAGAAAAGAGCATCCAAAAATAATACCATAAAAATATACTGGATGATATTAACTCCTGCCCATTCGGGCAAAGCTGGTTTCTTTTCCTTTAAGATAATCCGTATTGCGTAAGCCAGCCATGCCAACAATATAAACATGCTTAATGCCAGCGTGTTAAAACCGTCTAAGGTGAAATCTATTCCCTCGCTCATTATTCCGGAAAGGCAATAGAAAAGAAACGGCAGATAGGCGAATGATAACAGGCGCGATATTTCTTTCCCCTCGGCGATATTCGGGCTTTTCCAGGAAAAAACCGTTGATTGCTCGCCTTCACTTTTTAACGGCAGTTTGTAAGGGACAAGCATTGGGACTTTGGATTTGTAATCGATGAAATCATCCCCGAAAATTCCTTCGAGCGTCGTTTCCTCGCGCCGGATGGTTTTGAGGTATACAAAGAGCCATAACGCGATATAGGTAATGCCAAGGATGACGCTGTTTACCATCAGGCATATGGCCAAGTCTATTAAAAGGTCGGCAAGGTAAAACGGATTCCTTATCCACCTGTAAGGGCCGGTTTTAGTGAGGATTTTATTCTGGTGAAGATGTCCCTTTGTCCAGAGGTGTAACGCCATTCCCGGCAGCATGATTATTATTGCAGGGATAGTAAAAGCATTATTCCATTCGCTTACTTTCAGGGCGAACAATATGATTCCGGTTAAAATAAGCAACGAGCGCAGTTTCTTCCGCCTGGTTGGTATGTATCCTTTAAATCGCTCAATAAAACTATGATTATTTTCTGCCACTCGTTAATAACTCCGTTATATGTTTAACATTAATATCGGTTTTCCCCGAGCTATTCAATAAATATCTTAACTGCATAATGCATCCCGGGCATCCGGTAACGACAGTCTGTATGTTTGCCGCCGTAGGCGAGCCTCGTCCCGACGTTCCGTCGGGCGGGGATATCTTTAATAATAATTCTATTTTATGCTGTCCGATTTGTCTGGATAATTCCGGATATTTAAAGGTGAATGCGCCCCCGCCTCCGCAACATAGGTTTTCTTCATCCGTTTCTTTATAATCTGATATTTCTTTCAGTGTTTCCCTGCTTATTTCTCCGGCTTTTGTCCAGGTAAAGTGGCAGGGTTGGTGGTAAGTAGTTTTTAGATTGCGGAGCGAAGCCGAAGGTCCTCGAAGCGAAGCGAAGAGGGCGGCGTCCCGATGAATATCGGGATAACTTGTAACCGTGGATAGAAATTCCATAACATCCATTATTGGAACTTGTAACTTGCAATCTGTAACCTGTAACCTCGGATATTCGTCCTTGAGCATCCTCCCGCACGAGGCGCACATGGTAATAATCGCGTCCACCTTTTCCCTTTGGAATACTTTCATATTATGCCGCGCGATGCGTCTGGCATTGTTCCTGTCTCCGTATAAGAGTAGCGGAGTCCCGCAGCAAAGCTGGTCTTTAGGCGTAACATATGAAACGCCATATTTATCCAAGAGGTTGGTTGTCGCTACGTAAACTTCAGGATAAACATAATTAATCAGGCATCCGACAAAAATACCAACCCTCCGGTTTGGAATTTGGGGTTTAGAGTTTGAGGCTTGCGATAAAGCCGTTTTCTTGGCTATCGCCGGTATTTTATTAAACGGATCCGTCAATGCCAATGGGAGATGTCGGGTAATTCCTCGCGCCTGGTTATTTCGGATGAATAATTTATTATAAATTCTCAATCCGCAATCCGCAATCTGCAATGTCCAATCATAAAGCCATCGGTGGGGCACTATAAACCTGAATCCTATTTTTAAGAGTAACGGCATGCCAATCCATTCCCGAGCCGAGCGGATGAGTTCCGTGGTTTCCACCAATGAGGGGCATTTATACTTGCACTTCATGCACACAAGGCATTGATCCAGTATCTTCCGCAAAGTAGCAGAAGCTGTTAAATCCCCTTTAAGGGCTTTATCATATAGCGCAAGCTTGCCTCGTGTTGAGAGCGTCTCATCCTTGGATTCCTTGAATACCGGGCAGACCGAGCGGCATGTTCCGCACTTGGCGCAACGTTTTAATGCCTTTGAAATGTCATCCATAATTTTATTTTAGCATA harbors:
- a CDS encoding (2Fe-2S)-binding protein translates to MTQVNLKIDGKSVSIESGKTILEAAQKIGVIIPTLCYHKDLTPFGACRLCMVELVRGNKSRIVASCAYPVEEGLDVQTGSPKVNKIRKLMTELLLPLVPYNKMLQKLAQEYGIKETRFNKKMDACILCGLCVRYSADVKHQDSVGFVGRGVERHIAWVPKLDIEKYESCSDCSKICPTGVFQRKEMSMQEELFASGHRLCAGCGAATTMRQIMLSVEDPVVVSAATGCLYVATATYPYTAWKCNWIHSAFENSAATISGIEAAYKSLKRQGKINKTIKFIALGGDGGTYDIGLQSLSGALERGHQFLYVCYNNEAYMNTGIQRSGATPMGASTTTSPAGSVGYGKNVFRKDLTAIVAAHNIPYVAQSTPAHWSDLISKVKKALAANGPSFINVLSPCHRGWRVPMEKSMKLARVAADTCYWPLYEIENGEWKLNYMPKEKKAITEWLKPQGRFKHLFDKAENKPVIEKIQASVDKEWASLLKKCGVKQPNEKAVPVRDIC
- a CDS encoding ROK family protein — encoded protein: MNSFAIGIDLGGTHLSSALVNQSGQIKRKKTVSFTKAPDGKQGILLIKRLVKSINCKSIAGIGLAVPGCVDTDKGIVLADSPNLIGWRGINIKKPLEKEFKVSVVMDNDANLAAWGEKCWGAGKKVRNLICLTLGTGVGGGIIIDNKIYRGSHFYAAEIGHMMVKAEGPVCSCTRRGHLEALVSATAIVRDYKKLKIQFNIKNISAKDVFNAARKGDNIARHVVSEAARYLGLGVASLINVFDPEMVVIGGGVANAGDILFRPLRKAVQDGVMRHAFRKPKVLPAKLGENAGLLGAAALVFGVKNAS
- a CDS encoding isoprenylcysteine carboxylmethyltransferase family protein gives rise to the protein MAENNHSFIERFKGYIPTRRKKLRSLLILTGIILFALKVSEWNNAFTIPAIIIMLPGMALHLWTKGHLHQNKILTKTGPYRWIRNPFYLADLLIDLAICLMVNSVILGITYIALWLFVYLKTIRREETTLEGIFGDDFIDYKSKVPMLVPYKLPLKSEGEQSTVFSWKSPNIAEGKEISRLLSFAYLPFLFYCLSGIMSEGIDFTLDGFNTLALSMFILLAWLAYAIRIILKEKKPALPEWAGVNIIQYIFMVLFLDALFFVNHFPIGTKTFVLKIELLSSILLLIFILLSPKRLWLKFRFYNTIRCIIALLLSFLAEQPWLALFPLGYYIPRIIHGEKAEKQHTRWATPFLITIGFLLIGTGLMLLKMNLHSGIVISFW
- a CDS encoding (Fe-S)-binding protein; translation: MDDISKALKRCAKCGTCRSVCPVFKESKDETLSTRGKLALYDKALKGDLTASATLRKILDQCLVCMKCKYKCPSLVETTELIRSAREWIGMPLLLKIGFRFIVPHRWLYDWTLQIADCGLRIYNKLFIRNNQARGITRHLPLALTDPFNKIPAIAKKTALSQASNSKPQIPNRRVGIFVGCLINYVYPEVYVATTNLLDKYGVSYVTPKDQLCCGTPLLLYGDRNNARRIARHNMKVFQREKVDAIITMCASCGRMLKDEYPRLQVTDCKLQVPIMDVMEFLSTVTSYPDIHRDAALFASLRGPSASLRNLKTTYHQPCHFTWTKAGEISRETLKEISDYKETDEENLCCGGGGAFTFKYPELSRQIGQHKIELLLKISPPDGTSGRGSPTAANIQTVVTGCPGCIMQLRYLLNSSGKTDINVKHITELLTSGRK